CGAAGCGGGTAAACCTCACGACCGCCGTACGATTCGGGGTACTCAACTCCTGCGTACTCGTAAAACGTCGGAGCCAGATCCATCAGTGTTGTAAAGGCATGCACCACTTCTCCTTTCTGCCCCACACCGGGCCCTGAAATAACCAATGGCGTGTTCATGCCGCCCTGTGTTGTGTACCCCTTGAAGTATTTAAACGGTGAGGCACCGGCTTCTGCCCATTGCGGACCATAGGAGATAAAGGATTCCTCCATTCCCATCATAGAGTACTCTTCCGTGTAATGCTCTTTCAAAAAAGGACCGAAATAGGTGTGGTGATAGAAATCCTCAGCGGCAGCTCCGTTGTCGGAAAGGAAGAGGATGAGTGTGTTATCATATTCACCAATCTCTTTAAGGTGGTCGATCAACCTGCCAATGTTATGGTCCATATTGTCCACCATGCCTGCATACAATTCCATCTTCCGGGCTTCGGCTCGCTGTTCTTCGGCCGTGAGACTGTCCCAGGGCTCCACGCGCGGATGCAGTTCAGGTAATTCTTCATCTTCAGGTAAAAACCCAAGCTCTTTCATTCGGTTGAACCGCTTCAGGCGCAACGCCTCGTAGCCGTCATCATATTGCCCTTCATACTTTTTCCAGTACTCGGGATCTACCTGCAGCGGCCAGTGTGGGGTAGTGTAGGCCGCAAAGCTGAAAAAGGGCCGGTTACGCTCAGCGGCTTCATTGATATAGCTGATCAGCTTGTCGGTATAAAGATCGGTGGAGTAGGCTCCTTCGGGCCAGCCGGCTGAATCACCATTTTCCGTGTAAACGGAGACCGGCACGGTTGGAAAGATTCCGCGGTCGCTGTAGTGATTGCCGCCGCCATCCTGCAGGATAAAGGAGTAACCGAACCCTTTCCGGCTTGGATCATCTGCAGGCCGTTTGCCCAGATGCCATTTTCCGGCCATGCCGGTGGAGTACCCCGCATCTTTGAGCAGCTGCGGAACAGGTACAATGCGGTCGGAGAGATGCCCTTCATACCCGAAAACGCCGGTCCGCAAATCCTGGCTGCCCATCCCTGCTATGTGATTGTCGTTGCCCGACAGAAGCATCGCGCGGGTCACCGCACAAAAAGGGGCCGTATGAAACCCGCTGAACGTGATACCGTTTTCAATCAAAGCATCCAGGTTCGGGGTATCAATGTCGCCACCAAATGCACTCAGGTCGGTGTAGCCGAAATCATCGGCTACGATGAGCAGAATGTTGGGCTGTGAAGGCGTATTATCGGCTTTCTGCATCCGATTGCAGCCCGATACCAGGAACAGCAACAGGGTAAAAGTTGCAAAAAATTGATGTGTATATGTCATGGATTCTGATTTGAATTAGATGGACGCAAACCAGGCCGCAAAGGATTGCCACCAGGGAAGTCCGGTAAGGTCAAAAAAGATCGGTATTTCGATGACCAGGTAGAGGATTAAAAGCCCCGGAAAGACCCATCTGGCTTTGCTGTGATTACGATCAATAATGGACAGTGCAATCAGGGTCATATTAATCAAGCCGAATGTAATAAATTGCCCGCTGATAGCAATATCGGGCAGATATGAGTTGATCAGCCGGGCAAATACCGGATCTATGAAGGTAAATGACGTAGCCACCATCAATCGTGCATGGACGGGTTTGGTTTTGCGATACAGGATCGCAAAGGCGTATGTTACAGCAAACACGAAGGCCAGTGAGATCTGCAGGTAAAGAAGATAGGTCCTGATGGCATAGAAGCTCTCCGGAGCCGTGCTGATCTTGTTGTGCGCAAGCAGCAGGATGCTGATCAGAACCAATCCGGCAACGGGGTATGACATATTTCCAAGCAGCCGGTGCAGCTTTAGCTTTCTCTTTCTGATCAGGGCAGGCTGTATGATCAGCAGCGCAAACCAGATTATCGCCGTAGCCGCATGGAAATGCACGAAAAAGCCGCTATCCGAAAGCACGGCATAATAGGTTGGCCAGAATGCGATAAATGAAATCAGTAAAAGGCCGCTGATCCAAAGGCCGGATTTATTATAATCCAGTTTAATCCTTGCTGTTTTCATGGTTTTCGGATTGTGGTTTAACTGCTTTTTATAAAAATCTGCTGCTGTTCGTTGGTTTCGGCATCTGTGAAAGTTAATGTACATTTTACGGACCCGGACGGGAGCAGTTCAAAATACAGGTTTCGGTAATGACCCTCAGGAGTGCCCGGGTACGTAAATGTATTATTTCCTTTATAC
This window of the Rhodohalobacter mucosus genome carries:
- a CDS encoding arylsulfatase, encoding MTYTHQFFATFTLLLFLVSGCNRMQKADNTPSQPNILLIVADDFGYTDLSAFGGDIDTPNLDALIENGITFSGFHTAPFCAVTRAMLLSGNDNHIAGMGSQDLRTGVFGYEGHLSDRIVPVPQLLKDAGYSTGMAGKWHLGKRPADDPSRKGFGYSFILQDGGGNHYSDRGIFPTVPVSVYTENGDSAGWPEGAYSTDLYTDKLISYINEAAERNRPFFSFAAYTTPHWPLQVDPEYWKKYEGQYDDGYEALRLKRFNRMKELGFLPEDEELPELHPRVEPWDSLTAEEQRAEARKMELYAGMVDNMDHNIGRLIDHLKEIGEYDNTLILFLSDNGAAAEDFYHHTYFGPFLKEHYTEEYSMMGMEESFISYGPQWAEAGASPFKYFKGYTTQGGMNTPLVISGPGVGQKGEVVHAFTTLMDLAPTFYEYAGVEYPESYGGREVYPLRGASLMPLLSGERESVHTDDYVFPLEHRGFVQIRKGNWKLVNIERPFDEANFELYDLSNDRGEQNDVKDLHPDVYRDLLNEWYAYRDEVQVRIPTPEPGEGL